Proteins co-encoded in one Cynocephalus volans isolate mCynVol1 chromosome 11, mCynVol1.pri, whole genome shotgun sequence genomic window:
- the SNRK gene encoding SNF-related serine/threonine-protein kinase isoform X2 — MLVCGQPPFQEANDSETLTMIMDCKYTVPSHVSKDCKDLITRMLRRDPKRRASLEEIENHAWLQGVDPSPATKYNIPLVSYKNLLEEEHNSIIQRMVLGDIADRDAIVEALETNRYNHITATYFLLAERILREKQEKEIQTRSASPSNIKAQFRQSWPTKIDVPQDLEDDLTATPLSHATVPQSPARAADSVLNGHRSKGLCDSAKKDDLPELAGPALSMVPPASLKPTASGRKCLFRVEEDEEEDEEDKKPMSLSTQVVLRRKPSVTNRLTSRKSAPVLNQIFEEGESDDEFDMDENLPPKLSRLKMNIASPGTVHKRYHRRKSQGRGSSCSSSETSDDDSESRRRLDKDSGFTYSWHRRDSSEGPPGSEGDGGGQSKPSNSGGGADKASPSENNAGGGSPSSGSGGNPTDTAGTTRRCAGPGNSMQLASRSAGELVESLKLMSLCLGSQLHGSTKYILDPQNGLSFSSVKVQEKSTWKMCIGSAGNAGQAPAVGSIKFFSDHMADTTTELERIKSKNLKNNVLQLPLCEKTISVNIQRNPKEGLLCASSQASCCHVI; from the exons ATGTTGGTGTGTGGGCAACCACCCTTTCAAGAAGCCAATGACAGTGAAACATTGACAATGATCATGGATTGCAAATATACAGTACCATCCCATGTGTCTAAAGATTGTAAAGA CCTGATCACACGGATGCTGCGGAGAGATCCCAAGAGAAGGGCCTCTTTAGAAGAGATTGAAAACCATGCTTGGCTTCAGGGAGTGGACCCTTCACCAGCCACAAAGTATAACATCCCCCTTGTGTCATACAAAAATCTCTTGGAAGAGGAGCACAACAGCATCATTCAGCGCATGGTGCTTGGGGACATCGCTGATCGAGACGCCATCGTAGA AGCCCTGGAAACCAACAGGTATAATCACATCACAGCCACTTACTTCTTACTTGCTGAAAGGATCCtgagagaaaagcaagagaaagaaatacaaaccAGATCTGCAAGCCCTAGCAATATTAAGGCGCAGTTTAG GCAGTCATGGCCAACCAAAATTGATGTACCCCAGGACCTTGAGGATGACCTCACAGCTACTCCTTTGTCCCATGCGACTGTCCCTCAGTCTCCTGCTCGGGCAGCCGACAGTGTCCTCAATGGCCACAGGAGCAAAGGCCTGTGTGACTCGGCTAAGAAAGACGACCTCCCCGAGTTGGCTGGACCAGCACTCTCTATGGTGCCACCCGCAAGCTTAAAACCCACAGCCAGTGGGCGGAAGTGTCTGTTTAGGGTGGaagaagatgaggaggaggatgaggaggataAGAAGCCCATGTCCCTCTCAACACAGGTGGTTTTGCGCCGGAAGCCATCTGTGACCAACCGCCTGACGTCCCGAAAGAGTGCTCCTGTCCTCAACCAGATCTTTGAGGAAGGGGAATCTGATGATGAGTTTGACATGGATGAGAATCTGCCTCCCAAGCTGAGCAGGTTAAAGATGAACATCGCTTCCCCGGGCACAGTTCACAAGCGCTACCACCGGAGGAAAAGTCAGGGCCGGGGCTCCAGCTGCAGTAGTTCAGAGACCAGTGATGATGATTCTGAAAGCCGGCGGCGGCTTGATAAAGACAGCGGCTTCACCTACTCCTGGCACCGCCGGGATAGCAGCGAGGGGCCCCCTGGTAGTGAAGGTGATGGTGGAGGCCAGAGCAAGCCGAGCAACAGCGGCGGAGGGGCGGACAAGGCCAGCCCCAGCGAGAACAACGCCGGCGGCGGCAGCCCCTCCAGCGGCTCGGGCGGCAACCCCACCGACACGGCTGGCACCACGCGCCGCTGCGCCGGCCCTGGCAACTCCATGCAGCTGGCCTCTCGCAGCGCTGGGGAGCTTGTTGAGAGCCTCAAACTTATGAGCCTCTGCCTCGGCTCCCAGCTTCATGGGAGCACCAAGTACATTCTTGATCCACAGAATGGCTTGTCGTTTTCCAGTGTGAAAGTCCAAGAGAAATCCACTTGGAAGATGTGCATCGGCTCCGCGGGGAATGCAGGGCAGGCCCCTGCAGTGGGCAGCATAAAGTTTTTCTCTGACCACATGGCAGATACCACCACTGAACTGGAACGGATAAAGAGCAAGAACCTGAAAAATAACGTGCTGCAGCTACCTCTGTGTGAAAAGACCATCTCTGTGAACATCCAGCGGAACCCTAAGGAGGGGCTGCTGTGCGCCTCCAGCCAGGCCAGCTGCTGCCACGTCATTTGA